A window of Castanea sativa cultivar Marrone di Chiusa Pesio chromosome 1, ASM4071231v1 contains these coding sequences:
- the LOC142622229 gene encoding uncharacterized protein LOC142622229: MANQDQVLQSSSSSQSTTHRELSPIEDRRSPFFLYHGESPGAILVTKLLIEDNYPNWARAMCMTLDAKSKLGFVDGTITASMVITPLEKIAWSKNNSMISSWILNLVSPHITRSVIYRNIAMEVWNSLRNRFSQENGPRIS; the protein is encoded by the coding sequence ATGGCGAATCAAGATCAAGTTTtgcaatcttcttcttcttctcaatccACTACTCATCGTGAGCTTTCTCCAATAGAGGATCGGAGGAGTCCATTTTTCTTGTATCATGGAGAGTCACCAGGTGCAATTCTTGTCACTAAGCTCTTGATAGAAGACAATTATCCTAATTGGGCTAGGGCTATGTGTATGACATTGGATGCGAAGAGCAAGCTAGGCTTTGTGGATGGTACTATAACAGCTTCCATGGTAATTACTCCTCTGGAAAAGATTGCCTGGTCAAAGAACAACTCCATGATTTCTTCATGGATCTTGAATTTAGTCTCTCCTCACATCACTAGAAGTGTGATTTACAGAAACATTGCAATGGAGGTTTGGAATTCACTCAGGAATCGTTTCTCACAAGAAAATGGTCCACGAATTTCATAG
- the LOC142607074 gene encoding putative acetyltransferase At3g50280: MSTPPKIRYISECFIKPQYALEESKRPFYLSPWDLTMLSVHYIQKGLLYNKPLSADAQEDFIKSLLDKLKQSLSVVLVHFYPLSGRLVTQINENPPSSLVFVDCSNSPGAKFIYAALDMTISDILSPIDVPSIVQSFFDHDRAVNHDGHTRPLLTVQVTELKDGIFIGCSMNHSIVDGTSYWHFFNAWSEIFQAQGNNVSLTRPPIHKRWFPDGGPILNLPFKHQDEFISRFEAPKLRERMFHFSSESIAKLKAKANAESNTNKISSFQSLSALVWRCITRARHLPHDQITHCRLAINNRARMEPHLSNDYFGNSISAGAAATTAGELLEHNHGWAAWKLHELVANHTDKVVRGWLDNWLKSPFVYQLDRLFDRYSVMMGSSPRFNKYGNEFGLGKAVALRSGYANKFDGKVSSYPGKEGGSIDLEMCLPPDSMSALESDEEFMDAVSLSHQLH, from the coding sequence ATGTCTACTCCTCCTAAAATCCGATACATCTCAGAGTGCTTTATCAAACCACAGTATGCTTTAGAAGAATCAAAGAGGCCCTTCTACCTGTCACCATGGGATCTTACCATGCTCTCTGTACACTATATCCAGAAGGGTCTTCTTTACAACAAACCTCTATCGGCAGATGCCCAAGAAGACTTCATCAAGTCTCTATTGGACAAGCTTAAGCAGTCCCTCTCTGTGGTCCTTGTCCATTTCTACCCACTTTCAGGCCGCCTTGTGACACAAATAAATGAAAACCCACCTTCAAGCCTGGTTTTTGTTGACTGCAGTAACAGCCCTGGAGCCAAATTCATCTATGCAGCTCTAGACATGACTATATCTGATATCCTTTCTCCGATTGACGTTCCATCAATCGTTCAATCCTTTTTTGATCATGACAGGGCGGTCAACCATGACGGTCATACGAGGCCTTTGCTTACAGTTCAAGTAACAGAACTTAAAGATGGCATTTTTATAGGATGTTCCATGAACCATTCTATTGTTGATGGAACCTCTTATTGGCATTTCTTTAATGCTTGGTCTGAGATTTTTCAGGCACAGGGAAATAACGTTTCTCTAACACGCCCGCCTATCCATAAGCGATGGTTTCCTGATGGTGGTCCAATCCTCAACCTCCCTTTCAAACACCAAGATGAGTTCATTTCCAGATTTGAAGCACCGAAACTCAGAGAGAGAATGTTCCACTTCTCTTCGGAATCCATAGCAAAACTCAAAGCAAAAGCCAATGCAGAATCCAATACCAACAAAATCTCTTCCTTTCAGTCCTTGTCTGCACTTGTCTGGAGGTGCATAACGCGTGCACGCCATCTACCACATGATCAGATAACTCATTGCAGGTTGGCCATAAATAACAGGGCAAGGATGGAGCCACACTTGTCTAATGATTACTTTGGAAACTCAATTTCTGCGGGGGCAGCAGCAACCACAGCTGGTGAATTGCTTGAACATAATCATGGATGGGCAGCGTGGAAGTTGCATGAGCTTGTGGCTAACCACACCGACAAGGTTGTGCGTGGCTGGCTTGATAACTGGCTGAAGTCTCCCTTTGTTTACCAACTTGATCGGTTGTTTGATCGATACAGTGTAATGATGGGAAGTTCACCCAGATTCAACAAGTACGGGAATGAATTTGGATTGGGGAAAGCAGTGGCACTTCGCAGCGGGTATGCAAACAAGTTTGATGGGAAAGTTTCATCGTACCCAGGTAAAGAAGGAGGAAGCATTGATTTGGAGATGTGCCTTCCACCGGATTCAATGAGCGCTCTTGAGTCTGATGAGGAGTTCATGGATGCTGTCTCTTTGTCCCACCAGCTGCACTAG